The Ursus arctos isolate Adak ecotype North America chromosome X, UrsArc2.0, whole genome shotgun sequence genome includes the window ggaaacagagaagcatCCTGAGAAATTTGTCCAAGGTTGTTTCATAGCATTGAAGGGGCTACataaagccatctacaaaaagactggggaaaaaaaagaacaagtcacTATGAGGTCAAGAGAATGAATACTGAGAGTGAAGCTGGAAGGTAAAGGGTTGCTGGAAGCATAAGGGATAGAGGTCAGAGAATAGGATATTGGAATTAAGAATTTCTGATGTAGAGCAGTTCTGGTGATGGCAAGGTCTAGAGGGGCTTCCATGGCTGTGAGTGGGTGGAGTGAAGTGAAGGTGAATGCCGCAGGTGTTTAGATTAAGACCTATAAATGTAGGGTGTTAAGTGGACTGACTGTCCACAGGGATCTTCGTGGACTAGATGAATAGTGAGTAGCTATTCTGTGGAATGTGTTGTGGAGATACAGCCATAAATGAGGAAAACACAGTTCCTGACCTCATAGAACTTCTATTCTAGTAGAGAAGATAGATTAAACAAATCATTACATAAAGTATAATGAGTGTTACTTTTCAGAAACTGAAGAAATACATTTAGGCAAGGGGAGTCTGTCCTCTGGTAGCTACTGATAATAGAATTATATTTAAGAAGCCTTCCCTTCTacatttttctatcattttttgagtaaaaaaagactttcagttatagataaaaataaaatagcctcaGAGAAATTCGATGATTTGTCTGATGTCATACAGCTAGTGAGTGGTAGAGCTAGGATTGAAAACTAGATCTGTCATAGTTGTAGTTCTGCTGTGGCTATGTGAGATGACTACAGCCCATCCTTCTGGCTGATTACaacagaaaaatatggaaaaatacaaaaactgctATTTGAggactttaaaaagttaacagaAGCAGTAAGGTTATGGAGTGGAGTCAAAACTTGGAGAAGTGACCTGCATGGGgtgagtttccattttttccccttgtgctGCTTTGTGGTAGAATGGGTACCAGTCACATAGCAGTGTGGTGGTGTTGGAAACTAAAACTCTGATAGAAAGCTCATGAACTTTCTGGCTCAAAGAACAAAGGATAGGAGCACCACAAAGCTGGGTAGTGTGGGAGGAATCATGGTAGGGAGAATGCTGGAGAACGGGCCCCTTAATTCTGTATAAGTCTCAGCTGGACTTCTGAGCTATGCATGCATAAGGTGGACCCTAATGAGCAGAGCAAAGGCTTTGAGGATTGGAGTGAGATTAGAATCATCCACACAAGTCTCACATCAACCCTGAACAATACCTGCACGGGACAGATCCAAATAAGCAGAGcaaattcttaaagaaataaaataagaggggcgcctgggtggctcagttgttaagcgtctgcctttggctcagggtgtgatcccagggtcctgggatcgagccccgcatcaggctccctgctctgctgtgagcctgcttcttcctctcccactctccctgcttgtgttccctctctcgctggctgtctctctgtcaaataaataaataaataatcttaaaaaaaaaagaaataaaataagagttaattttttacaactttattgaggtatactttATATATGTACAATTAATCTAAGTttataattcaattatttttaaaggaaattaagcaccatttccatcacccccataAGATCTCTTGTTTCTGTTAACTGTTAAACTCTGTTCTCAACTCCAGCCCCcggaaaccactaatctactttttgtctctgtatatttgtgttttctggacatttcatataaatggaatcatataatatgtggtcttttgcatctggcttttttcacttaacataatgtttttgatGTCCATCCATATTATGGTATATAtgagtattttgttcttttttaaggatGAAAAATATTCATTGTATGGCTATTCCACATTCAAAATTAAGATTTGATCTGCCACCCATATAAGGCAAGACAGAATATATGGTCTAAACCTAATAGGGTGattacctgattaaaaaaaaaaaaacaacattctcCAAAAAAACCAGAAGTTTCAGGACCTTGAGTCTAAACAACCTAATAGTCAAGATATCTGAGTGACTATGTATACTAGACATATTAAGAGCCTGGAAAATATGACCAATCCTCAAAGGAAAAGACAATCACCAAATGTGAACCTTGAGAAAACCCAGATGTTGGAGTTATCAGACAAAGTATTTAAAACATCAATTATACCTCTGATCCATGAAGTTGAGGAAAAAACACTTGAAATGATTGGGTAGATATtctcagcaaaaaaataaaaagtatataaaaaagaaccatatgGAAAATTTAGAACTAAAAACTAcaacatttcaaatgaaaaaattaccATCTGGGCTCAATAATAGACTAGAGATGACAGAGGATAGAACCAGTAACTAGAAAATAGGTCAAtaaaagaaatactgtatgatttcatttactttttttaaaaaagattttatttatggggtgcccaggtggctcagtcagttaagtgtctgccttctgtaCACACCATGATCCTGGATCCCCAGGATTAAGCccggcactgggctccctgctcagtggtgagtcttcctctcccactgcctcttgcatgctctctctcaaataaataaataaaataaataaaatcttcattatttatttatttgagagagcgagagtgcgagtgagtggggggaggagcagagggagagggacaagcagactctgtgctgaacattGAGCTTAATGTGGGGccggaccccaggaccctgagatcaggacctgagccaaaaccaagagcctggCGCTTAACCACTAAGCCACGCAGGAACccttgatttcatttatatgtggaatctaaaaaaatcaaattcaaaacaggagagtagaatagtggttaccaggcACTGAAgggtgggagagatggggagTTTGATCacagggtacaaactttcagccataacatgaataagttctagggatctaTTCTACAGCATGGTGTCTGTAGTTAATAagactgtattgtatacttgaaatttgctaagagagtagatcttaagtgttcttgcCACACTAACAAAAAGAAGGTAACCATGTGAAGTGATAGACGTTAGTTAGCTTGACTGTAGTAATCAGTGTATGTCAAACCATcacattatacaccttaaatatatacattttttgtttgccaattatacctcagtgaaactggaaagaaaatagGTCAGGGgtgcagtgcctgggtggctcagtcgttaagcgtctgctttcagctcaggtcatgatcccggggtcctgctcagcaggaagcttctccctctcccacttcccctgcttgggttccctctctcactgtgtctctctctgtcaaataaataaataaaatattttttaaaaaaagaaagaaaataggtcAATAAATATTATCCAATCTGAAGAATACCAAAACAAAGATGTGAAGATTGAACAAAATGAACAGAGTTTCAGGGGCTTGTGAGACAATATACAAAAGCCTGGCATTCATATCATTAGAGTtccaaaaagagagaagagattggtgtagaaaaaaatattttaaggaatattAGCTGAAAGCTTCTTACATTTCTTGCACaaatttacagattcaagaaaATTAGTGAACCCGAACAGAATAGCTCAGAGAAAACCAGGCCCAGCCGTATCATAATCAAACtaatgaaaaccaaagataaatttttaaaaatctttaaagcagcTAAGGATCATGTTtgtatatatgtctgtatatatggAAACAATGATTCAAACATCTGTGGATTtgtcatcagaaaccatggacaCCAGAAGACAGTGGGACATCTTTAAAGGGCTGAAAACAAAGACATTCTCagaaaaagggaaactaagagaCTCTGTCAACAGTAGACATGTTCTACAGGACATGCTAAACTAGGTTCTCCAGGATGAAGGAAATGTGCATTAGAGAAAAACTGGAATTTTCAAGAATGAAGGAAGAGcatcagaaatggtaaatatatggataaatacaaaagactatttttctcctaagttctttaaaatatgtattgctATTGAAATCAAAGGTGTGACATTGGTGGTATTTCCAGTGTAAATAGATgttaaacatacaaaaaatacaaaatggtaaAGGGACCCATATGGTTGTATGGTTTCTGAATTTTGTTTAAAGTGGTAAAATGCTGgtgctgggtggttcagtcagttaagtgtctgatttcggctcaggtcatgatcccggagtcccaggatcaagccccacatcaggctccttgctcagcggggagcttgcttctccctctgcccctcaccccactcgtgctatgtctctcttgttctctctctctctgtcaaataaataaataaataaataaaatctaaacaaaaataaagtggtAAAAAACTAAGTCTAAATAGATTGTGAAAGTTAAGTGTATATATTGTAATTTCtactgaaattattaaaaatataattcaaagagAAACAGCAAAAAAGCCAATATATTAattgaaacagaatagaaaaaaatatccagcTAACcccaaagaaagcaggaaaagggTTAGAGAAGAGCAAAAACAGTGGGGACAAGCAGCAACAAATAATGTCATATTGAAATCAAATCATGCCAGCAATTACATTGAGTCTTAAAACTCTAAACACacaaattaaaaggcagaaatggaaattaaatgataaaaaaacaaGTCCCAATTACATGCTGTCTGTAagaaatacactttaaatataaaggcatatataggttaaaagtaaaatgatggagCCATCTTGCTGTGAAGCAGGAGCCAAGCGATCGCGGTGCCCTTTGCAGCTGTGCTTCTCACCCTATGCTTTCAATGGAGGTACTGGTATTGGTAATCACTGGAGGAGATTTTTCAGTTGTTGCTTCTGACACTCGATGGAGTGAAGCATTTTTAATTCACACGTGGGAAAGCCCCAAGTGTTACAAATTAACAGACAAAACAGTCATTGGATGCAGCGGTTTTCATGGCGACTATCTTACCCTGACCAAGATGACTGATGCAAGACTAAAGATGTATAAGCATTCTAATAACAAGACCATGATTACAGGGGCAATTGCTGCAATGCTCTTGACAATCCTCTATTCGATGCACTTCTTTCCATACTATGTTTACAACATCATCCAGGGACTGGGTGAAGGGAAAGGAGCTGTGTACAACTTTGACCTGGTCGGGTCCTACGTCAGAGACTCTTTCAAGACTGGAGGCTCAGCAGGGGCCATGCTACAGCCCCTGCTTGACCACCAGGTTGGTTTTAAGAACATGCAGAATATGGACCATGTCCCACTGTCCTTGGACAGAGTCATGCGTCTTGTGAAAGATGTCTTCATTTCTGCGGTGGAGAGGGATGGTTTCACTGGGGGTGCACTGGGATCTGCATCATGACCAAGGAGGGCATCAGGGAGGATGCTGTTCCCCTGAGGAAGGATCAGTTTGTGTGTTGGTATCATCAGTCACTTCAAAACTGGTCAATTTTGTATCTTGGAGCTATTGgactcatttcttttattaaaaagtaaagccTGAAgtaataaagaaagtaaaatgacgGAAAAAATATGCAATGCAAATAATTGAAAGAATGTTGTGGTGACTATAGTAATATCGGACAAAGTAAACTTCGGAGCAATAAATATTaccaggaaaaaagaagaaactaattaTGAAAGAATTAGTTCACCAAGACATAAATGCATATGCAGCTAACAACAGATCTTCAAAATACGCCTGATAGAAAGTCatacaaatgaaagaggaaatagacAAATCAACAAGTCTATATGGTGACTTCAATACAGGTatttcagtaattgatagaaaaattagaaagatgACTATGAATATAGAAAGCCTAAACAACACCATCACCAGCTTAAATTAATCTTCTtatcaagtgcacatgggacatattctgggccataaacaAACCTTAAAATTGTTAAAGAATGGAAGTCATACGAAGTACATTTGCTGACCATAATGATACTAAACTAGATAGTAAtaacaaagacataaaatatctggaaaatcctccaatatttggaaaaaaattactaaataaccagtaaattaaaggaaaagaccCAAGGGAAATTAGAACATATTTTCacctaaattaatttttgttaaagattttatttattcatttgagagagaccgagacagagagagcacaagcagagggagaggcggagggggaggcggagggagagggagaagcagactccccactgagctgggagtccaacgcaggacttgattccagaaccctgagatcatgaccagagctgaaggcagacgcttaaccatctgaaccacccaggcaccccttaaattaaattgaaattgtAATATTTGTGAGACTCATCTAATGTAGCTGTTCAAGGGAAGTTGTGGCACTAAATGcatcttttagaaaagaaaaaggtttcaGAGTGAGGTTCCAAGCATCCACCTCAAGAAACTAGTAAAGCGaattaaattcaaagaaaacaggaggggggcgcctgggtggctcagtcgttgagcaactaccttcggctcggggcctgatcccagagtcctgggatcgagcaggCATCGGGCttccttctctgctgggagcctgcttcttcctctcccactccccctgcttgtgttccctttctctctggctgtctctctctctctgtcaaataaataaataaaatcttaaaaagaaaacaggaggaaggaaatggtaaagttaagagcagaaatcaatgaaaatgaaaacaaaaacaattgagaaaaatcaatgaaactaaaagctatACCTTTGAAAATTCCAGGAAAATTGAATCTGTAGCAACGCTAAAAAAAATTGAGTGAAGACACAGATTGCCaacatcaagaatgaaagagaggcTACCACTACAGAACATACAGGCATAAATGGATATTAAGGGACTACTAAAGACaattatatgcatataaatcTGAAAACTTAAATTGAACCGATtcttaaaagacacaaactactaaATCTCGCTCAAGAGGAAATAAGTTACTAGACAGtcctgtatctattaaagaattaaattcaTAGCTAAATAAACTTTCAAAAAGAAGACTCTAGGTCCAGATGGCTCCACTGGAGGATCCTATCAATCATGTAAGAAAAGGACCAGTACTAAATCTATACAATCTCTTCCAGGAAAAAAGGTCAACGTCACCCTGatatcaaaatcagaaaaaaaagttaaagaaaattagaagCCCAGTATCCATCATAAATAGAGTTGCAAAaccctaaacaaaatattagcaaataaaagtcaataatatatgaaaatgatAATACATCAGAACCAAATGAAGTTTATCTCAGGAATGTAAAGATGATTTAtcactgaaaatcaataaatttgaTTCACCATAATaacagattaaagaagaaaaaatatacaatcaTATAAAAAATGCAGGGAGaagaatttgataaaattcaacatcaattCATGATTTTAAGAATTATCCACAAACAAGGAATCAGAGGGGAACTTAACTCAACCTGATACGgaggatttatttaaaaaaaaaaaagacacctaaaaacaaaacaagaaaacacccCTTAGGTAAtaacatacttaatggtgaacTGAATACTTTTTACTTAAGATCGGGAATCAGGGAACGATGTCGACTTTAACCTCTTATTTAACTTTGTACTTGTCCTCTTGAGTGAAATGAggcaagaaagataaataaaaagtatagaaattggaaaagaagaaataaatctgcCTTTATCCATAGATGTCATGattttctaaatagaaaataccaaggaatctacaaacaagatcaatatacaaaaatcagttatttttccaaatgctGACAGTGAACAATTGGAAGACAAAATTTAGAAGTCCATGCCATTTATAATAGTACACACATCATGAAATACTTAtgcataaatttaacaaaatacactTATCTGTTTGCTGAAAATTACTGAACATGGATAAAAAGACTCAATGTTGTTACATTTTAGTTCTCTCCAAatcaatctatagattcaattcaATCACAATAAAATCATAGCAGGATATTTGTAGATATAGAAAAGCTGGCTCAAAAATGTATGTAGAAATGCAAAGAAACTTAAATAGACAAAACaacttggaaaaagaagaaaaagttggaggactcacacgagctgatttcaagacttactataaagctacagtaatcaagacatgATGGTATTGGTGACAGGATAAACACACAGATTATTGGTACAGAACCTAAAGTACAGAAATAGAGCCACAAAGATATAGACAATTGATTTTTTTGCTACAtctactttatttctttgttagttcatgcatttttaaaaatatttttattgtgctaaaaatgtataacataaaatttaccatcttaaccatgtgTAAGTATatatagttcagtagtgttaggtctattcacattgttgtacaactAATCTCCAgtactttttcatcttgcaaaactgaaactctatacccattaaacaactgctgatttcttctcattccagcccctggaaaccactctcctactttctgtttctatgaatctgGCTgctctagatacctcatataagttaaatcatacagtatatgtctTTTTGTCATACCAGTATATGTCTGACTGTCTTATTttatgtcctcaagattcatccatgttgttgcatgtgtcaggatttccttccttttggcaAATTGAATTTTGACAAGGTTCCAAAGgcaattaaatgggaaaaaaatagtcttttcaaaactCGTGTCTGAAAAATTAAACagtatgcaaaaagaaaaaaataagtataccCAGTGCCCACATCTTGGTTATTATTACCATTCTCCAATGAAAGGAACCCTGGACTCTTGGGAAAATGGCTAACTTTAGGACCAGGGAAGAAATATACAATatgagcctggaacattttgTACTGCCACAAAgcaaggaagcaagcaagcaacatCAAGAAAAACCCCTTGATGAAGGGGATATGTCAAAGAGACACAGGACCTAACTGAAAGAGGtcccagtggccaaagctggaGTAATTTAAAcaacaaagcaaatgaaatagTGTCAGATCATAACCCAAAATATggaataaatatccatgagtccatagtGTCATAAATGATGAACAACAAAGAGCAACGACCTTCtgagttttgaaatttttgagtACTGATACTCAAAACAACATTGGTGGATTCAAAATAATTGTGatgagtaaaataagccagacatgaaagagtACATACTtcgtgattccatttacataaaattctaaaaagtgCAATccaatctatagtgacagaaagtaggTCAGTAGTTGACTGGGAATGGAGGTGGGAAGAAGGATGGAATGCTGCATAAATTATCTTTttagggggtacctgggtggctcagtcagttaagcatctgctttcagctcaggtcatgatcccagggtcctgggattgaggcctgtgtcaggctccctgctcagcggggagaggggggtctgcttgtccctctccctctggccccacccagctcgtgtgctctctccctctctctcgaataaataaataaaatcttttttttaaaaaattttatttatttattcaacagagatagagacagccagcgagagagggaacacaagcagggggagtgggagaggaagaagcaggctcatagcggaagagcctgatgtggagctcgatcccataacgccgggatcacgccctgagcctaaggcagacgcttaaccgctgtgccacccaggcgccccaataaataaaatcttttaaaaattatctttttgggATGATTGAAATGTTTCTTATCTTAATTGTGCTGTGTTTTCATAGCTGTACACATATGTCAAAACTAATCAGATTTTACACTTCAGctatgtgcattttatttttatttcagttaggCCTcaataaggttttaaaaattgtctGCTTGACCCTCAGTCTAAAGCTCTTTTCGTTATAGCACTGTTGCATATCTGGGTGGGATGGAACCTTTGAGGATGgcggacagagagaaagaatcagtATTTATGAAGTGATCTATGAGAATTAGAGTCTCCCAGGTATTGAAACATAGTATTAGGTCAGACTTCAAATAATAGATTGGACTACATGAAATTGCTCTTTTTATAGGCCGGAAGTGGTTGAATATCagaatttcatatggttcaatctatagtaatttgtctttttctagtGGGGGGTGTGTACATGGAAAGAGCATAATATATGCATTGCATTTAGACTTAGGtgcacgggcgcctgggtggctcagtcgttaagcgtctgccttcagctcagggcgtgatcccggtgttatgggatcgagccctgcatcaggctcctccactgggagcctgctt containing:
- the LOC113241205 gene encoding proteasome subunit beta type-1-like; amino-acid sequence: MLSMEVLVLVITGGDFSVVASDTRWSEAFLIHTWESPKCYKLTDKTVIGCSGFHGDYLTLTKMTDARLKMYKHSNNKTMITGAIAAMLLTILYSMHFFPYYVYNIIQGLGEGKGAVYNFDLVGSYVRDSFKTGGSAGAMLQPLLDHQVGFKNMQNMDHVPLSLDRVMRLVKDVFISAVERDGFTGGALGSAS